Proteins encoded within one genomic window of Synechococcus sp. PCC 7335:
- a CDS encoding phenylpyruvate tautomerase MIF-related protein: MPLIKVQTSVEAPAKTTVEALLKQLSASLAKHLNKPESYVMTAFEPNTAMTFGGTSDPTCYIQIKSVGTMGSSKTQTMSQDFCAKVQAALGVPPNRTYIDFADSQGAMWGWNGTTFG; the protein is encoded by the coding sequence ATGCCTTTAATCAAAGTTCAAACTTCAGTAGAAGCACCTGCTAAAACCACGGTTGAAGCGCTACTCAAACAGCTATCAGCTAGCTTGGCAAAGCATTTAAACAAGCCCGAGTCTTATGTAATGACAGCGTTTGAACCAAATACAGCAATGACCTTCGGTGGCACAAGCGATCCTACTTGCTACATCCAAATAAAGAGCGTGGGCACTATGGGTAGTAGCAAGACCCAGACGATGAGTCAGGATTTTTGCGCTAAAGTTCAAGCTGCCCTTGGCGTTCCCCCTAATCGTACGTATATCGACTTCGCTGATTCTCAGGGGGCAATGTGGGGTTGGAACGGGACTACCTTTGGGTAG
- a CDS encoding folate/biopterin family MFS transporter — protein MTASSTTHLSVGQKIKGFIEKRILLGQPLTLELSAILIVYFVQGILGLARLAVSFFLKDDIALSPAEVSALMGIAALPWTIKPVFGFMSDGFPLFRYRRRPYLILAGILGAITWLSLATVVHTGLAATVAILLTSLSVAISDVIVDSLVVERAREEGQGGIGTLQSLAWGASAVGGLITAYLGGLLLERTSNQVIFGITATFPLVVCGVAWLITEDPVTEKSNFKVVINQVKLLKQAVSKKVIWMPALFLFLWQATPTADSAFFFFSTNELGFAPEFLGRVRLVTSLASLIGIWVFQRFLKEVSFRKIFGWSTVISAALGMTTLLLVTHVNRSLGIDDQWFSLGDSLVLTVAGQIAFMPVLVLSARLCPPGVEATLFALLMSVVNLAGLLSHELGALLTHQLGITETNFQSLWQLVLITNLTTLLPLPLLGLLPSASATGDRTLSNDKASSDTATGAESVLILATPEVTDDANVRLDISL, from the coding sequence ATGACGGCGTCTTCGACCACCCACCTTTCAGTAGGCCAAAAAATTAAAGGCTTCATTGAAAAGCGAATCTTGTTAGGTCAACCCCTGACGTTAGAGCTAAGCGCAATTCTAATTGTGTACTTTGTGCAGGGGATTTTGGGGCTCGCTCGTCTAGCAGTGAGTTTCTTTTTAAAAGACGATATTGCTTTATCACCAGCAGAGGTATCAGCACTGATGGGAATCGCGGCGTTGCCGTGGACTATCAAGCCTGTGTTTGGCTTCATGTCGGATGGATTCCCACTATTTCGGTATCGGCGTCGGCCTTATTTGATCTTAGCTGGGATATTAGGGGCGATCACGTGGCTGTCTCTAGCGACCGTCGTTCATACTGGTCTAGCTGCTACGGTCGCTATTCTCTTGACCTCGCTCTCAGTGGCTATCTCAGATGTCATTGTTGATTCGCTGGTGGTAGAACGCGCCAGAGAAGAAGGGCAAGGGGGCATAGGTACACTACAATCTCTAGCCTGGGGAGCGTCAGCAGTCGGTGGACTGATCACCGCTTACCTTGGCGGGCTTTTGCTAGAGCGCACTAGCAATCAAGTCATTTTTGGTATCACCGCTACCTTTCCACTGGTTGTTTGTGGCGTTGCCTGGCTGATTACGGAAGATCCGGTTACGGAGAAATCAAATTTCAAGGTTGTCATCAATCAAGTCAAGCTGCTAAAGCAAGCTGTCTCTAAAAAGGTCATTTGGATGCCAGCTTTGTTCTTATTTTTGTGGCAAGCAACGCCTACCGCCGATTCAGCCTTTTTCTTTTTCTCGACGAATGAACTAGGTTTCGCACCCGAATTTCTCGGTCGAGTTAGACTCGTCACTAGCCTCGCATCACTCATTGGTATCTGGGTTTTTCAAAGGTTTCTTAAAGAAGTCTCCTTTCGTAAGATCTTTGGCTGGTCGACGGTGATATCAGCAGCACTCGGAATGACGACCCTTTTACTTGTTACCCACGTAAACCGCAGCCTAGGAATAGACGATCAATGGTTTAGCTTAGGCGATAGTTTGGTGCTGACCGTAGCTGGGCAAATTGCCTTCATGCCGGTGCTCGTACTCTCTGCTAGGCTGTGTCCTCCTGGCGTAGAAGCGACGTTGTTTGCACTGCTGATGTCTGTTGTCAATTTGGCCGGATTGCTCTCTCACGAACTTGGCGCACTGCTCACTCACCAGTTAGGAATCACTGAGACCAATTTTCAAAGCTTATGGCAGTTAGTCTTAATCACTAATTTGACAACGCTGTTACCGCTACCGCTATTAGGTTTGCTACCGTCAGCTTCTGCGACGGGAGATAGAACGCTCAGCAATGATAAAGCAAGTAGCGACACAGCCACAGGCGCCGAATCGGTGCTAATTCTTGCTACTCCAGAAGTCACGGATGATGCGAATGTTCGCCTGGACATTTCGCTCTAG
- a CDS encoding carotenoid oxygenase family protein, with protein sequence MQTLEAPNQPLSYTREDWTSGYRSQPEEFAYWIDDVEGEIPADLEGTVFRNGPGLTDINGYRLKHPFDGDGMINSIAFKGGKAFYRNKFVKTEAFIAEQKSGKPEYRGVFGTQKPGGWLANAFDLRLKNIANTHVVYWGGKLLALWEAAEPHRLDPRTLKTIGIDSLDGLLKKGDAFAAHPKFDPDCEGTQRMVNFGVKTGLSSTISLYEFTPDGRLAHQHRHSVPGFAFLHDFAITPNYCLFVQNPVGFNPLPFVFGFKGAAECIQFNPKQPTKIVLIPRDGKGEVRFFDTDSCFVFHHANAFEHGNQLILDSVCYDSFPTIDDAEDYSTVDFDHVPASQLWRFSIDLNTENVAVEKIIERPCEFPALNPKQVGRNYRYLFMGATDGAIKNAPLQALIKRDMQTGEEQLWSAAPRGFGGEPLFVARPGSKAEDDGWVLLWIFNAAGDRTELTIFNAQDITPGPIATLKLRHHIPYGLHGSFVSEYFGPETNLS encoded by the coding sequence ATGCAAACGCTCGAAGCTCCTAACCAACCGCTTTCATACACTCGCGAAGATTGGACTAGTGGCTACCGCTCTCAGCCAGAAGAATTCGCCTATTGGATTGATGACGTAGAAGGAGAAATTCCTGCAGATCTAGAAGGCACGGTGTTTCGCAACGGTCCGGGCCTCACAGATATCAATGGCTATCGGCTAAAGCACCCTTTTGATGGTGACGGCATGATCAATTCGATTGCCTTCAAAGGTGGCAAAGCATTCTATCGAAACAAGTTCGTGAAAACTGAAGCGTTTATCGCCGAACAAAAGAGTGGTAAGCCGGAATATAGAGGCGTATTTGGGACACAAAAGCCAGGCGGTTGGCTAGCGAATGCTTTTGATCTAAGACTAAAGAACATTGCAAATACGCATGTTGTGTATTGGGGCGGGAAGCTCTTGGCTTTGTGGGAAGCCGCAGAACCGCATAGATTAGATCCGCGGACCCTAAAGACTATAGGAATAGACTCTCTAGATGGTTTGCTAAAAAAGGGGGATGCCTTTGCTGCACATCCGAAGTTTGATCCTGACTGTGAGGGGACACAGCGGATGGTTAACTTTGGAGTCAAAACCGGCCTCTCTAGCACCATTAGTCTGTATGAATTCACTCCAGACGGAAGGCTGGCTCATCAGCATAGGCATAGCGTTCCGGGCTTTGCCTTTCTACATGACTTCGCCATTACGCCAAACTATTGCCTCTTTGTGCAAAACCCAGTGGGCTTTAATCCTTTGCCGTTTGTGTTCGGCTTCAAGGGCGCAGCAGAATGCATCCAATTCAATCCTAAGCAGCCTACGAAGATTGTTCTAATTCCTCGAGATGGAAAGGGTGAAGTTCGTTTCTTCGACACTGATTCCTGCTTTGTTTTTCATCACGCGAACGCATTTGAGCACGGAAACCAGCTAATTCTTGATTCAGTTTGTTATGACAGTTTCCCAACTATAGACGATGCCGAAGACTACAGCACTGTAGATTTTGATCATGTCCCTGCTAGTCAGCTCTGGCGATTTTCAATTGATTTGAACACAGAGAACGTTGCTGTGGAAAAGATAATCGAGCGACCCTGTGAGTTCCCAGCACTCAACCCAAAGCAAGTGGGTAGAAATTACCGATATCTATTTATGGGAGCGACAGATGGCGCAATTAAAAATGCGCCACTTCAGGCCTTGATTAAAAGAGATATGCAGACTGGAGAAGAGCAGCTGTGGAGCGCCGCTCCTCGAGGATTTGGCGGAGAACCATTATTTGTGGCCCGACCCGGGAGTAAGGCAGAAGATGATGGTTGGGTACTGCTGTGGATCTTTAACGCAGCAGGTGATCGCACTGAACTGACTATCTTTAATGCGCAAGATATTACCCCTGGTCCGATCGCGACGCTAAAGTTAAGACATCATATTCCTTATGGCTTGCACGGGAGCTTTGTATCGGAGTACTTTGGCCCAGAAACAAATCTAAGCTAA
- a CDS encoding Crp/Fnr family transcriptional regulator — protein MDGHSRNTRDLIRMTPFFCELDPVLAAEAAAQVVTHHHPANHAILLEDDWGSSVYFVLEGWAKIRTYNIDGKEVTLNMLGKGEMFGEMAPLEETPRSTDVISLTPTVIGSMPAPHFVKLIRTEPMAGLYIAKLIAKRLRQVNRRLRLRESDSQSRVADVLLFLAEGQGKVAGEGMVIPKLPHKELGGLSGLARETVTRALSKLEKRGIIQRDHNILKITDIEALEQLLV, from the coding sequence ATGGACGGACACTCTCGCAATACCCGTGACCTTATCCGCATGACTCCTTTTTTTTGTGAGCTCGATCCAGTTTTAGCCGCAGAAGCTGCTGCTCAAGTAGTCACTCACCATCATCCTGCTAACCATGCGATTCTGCTAGAAGACGACTGGGGTAGTTCTGTCTACTTTGTTCTAGAAGGCTGGGCGAAGATACGGACTTATAATATAGATGGCAAAGAAGTCACGCTTAACATGTTAGGAAAGGGCGAAATGTTCGGCGAGATGGCTCCTTTAGAGGAAACCCCACGTTCTACTGACGTTATTTCTTTGACACCAACTGTCATCGGCAGTATGCCTGCGCCGCATTTCGTTAAACTAATCCGTACAGAGCCTATGGCTGGTCTGTATATAGCAAAGCTGATCGCTAAACGTCTAAGACAAGTCAATCGCCGTCTGCGCCTGCGCGAATCAGACAGTCAGTCTCGAGTTGCCGATGTCCTACTGTTCTTAGCCGAAGGTCAGGGGAAGGTCGCTGGTGAAGGGATGGTAATCCCTAAATTACCTCACAAAGAACTTGGTGGACTTAGCGGACTTGCCAGAGAAACGGTTACTAGAGCGCTGAGTAAGTTAGAGAAAAGAGGCATCATTCAGCGCGATCATAATATTCTTAAAATTACTGATATTGAAGCTCTTGAACAACTTCTGGTATAG